GTCGGCCGCGCCCTTTGCGCTGGACGGCCAGCAGTACGTGGTCATCAACGCCCGCGACGTGACCGAGACCGAGCGCACGCGCCTGGTCCACCAGGCGATTCTGGAGAATGCCTCGATCGGTATCACGCTGACCCGCGATCAGCATTTCATCCAGGCCAATCGCCTGGTTGAAGCCATGTTCGGCTGGCCGCCCGGCGGCCTGGTGGGCCAGCATGGCAGCGTGGTCTGGCCCAGCGCCGAGGACTATGCCGCCGTCGGCCGCGACCTCGGCCCGCGCCTGGCCCTGGGCGAACAGGTCGAGACCGAACGCCCCATGCGCCGGCGCGACGGCAGCACCTTCCTCTGCCGCCTGCTGGCCCGCGCGGTCGACCCCAACCACCCCAGCCGCGGCGGCACCATCTGGATCATGGAAGACGTGACCGAGCGCCGCCGGGTCGAAGCCGCCCTGGCCCAGGCCAAGGACGAAGCCCAGGCCGCCAGCCGCGCCAAGAGCGCCTTCCTGGCCAACACCAGCCACGAAATCCGCACGCCGCTGAACGGCCTGCTGGGCCTGGCCCGCATGCTGCAGCAGCCCGACCTGCCCGAGGCCACGCGGCGCGAGTACCTGGACCAGATGCTGGACAGCGCCGAGAGCCTCTCGGGCCTGATCTCCGACATCCTCGATCTGTCCAAGATCGAGGCCGGCCGCCTGACGCTGGAGGCCTCGCCCTTTGCCCTGCGCGACATGCTGTCCACCATGCGCATGGCCTACCTGACCCTGGCCCAAGCCCATGGCCTGGCCTTCAAGATCGACGTGGCGCCCGAGATCCCCGCCTGGGTGGTGGGCGACCAGGTGCGCATCCGCCAGATCCTCAGCAACTACCTGAGCAATGCGCTGAAGTTCACCGAGTCGGGCTCGGTGGCGGTGCGCGTCAGCACCCTGGACGGCGAGCGTGTGCGCATTGAGGTCAGCGACACCGGCCCCGGCATCGCCCCCGAGCTGCACGAGCGCCTGTTCGAAGCCTTCACGCAAGCCGATGAATCCACCACCCGCCGCTACGGCGGCACGGGCCTGGGGCTGTCCATCTGCCGCGAGCTGGCCACCCTGATGGGCGGTGTGGTCGGCGTCAACAGCCAGTTGGGCCAGGGCTCGACCTTCTGGGCCGAGCTGCCCCTGCCCGCCGCGCCCACCCCCATCAGCAGCCAGCCGCGCGAAGCGCGCGACAACCAGGACCTGCAAGGCCTGCGCGTGCTGATGGTGGAAGACCACCCGGTCAATATGATGATTGCCGTGGCCCAGCTGCAACAATGGGGGCTGGAGGTCTCGCAGGCCAACGACGGCAGCCAGGCGGTGGAGGCCATCTTTGCCGCCGCCAGCATGGGCCGGCCGTTTGACGCCGTGCTGATGGATGTGCAGATGCCGGTGATGAGCGGCCACGAAGCCACCCGCCATGTGCGCCAGCGCTTCAGCGCCGAAGAGCTGCCCATCGTCGCCCTGACCGCCGCCGCGCTCGTCTCCGAGCGCGACGAGGCCCTGGCCGCCGGCATGAACGATTTCCTGACCAAGCCGATCGACGCCCCCAAGCTGCGCGCCACCCTGGTACGCCTGATCGGCCACAAGGACAACGACCAGACGCGTTCCTGAGCCGCCGCCGGGCGGCCGCGGAGCGAGGGACAATCGGCCCATCATGAGTACCCCGCAACGCTCCCAAGCCCTCGCCCTGCTGCCCGACAAAGGCCTGCCCGACCTGCTCTTCCTGCTGCTGCATGGCGCCGGGGGCGATGCCTCGCAGATGCGCCCGCTGGCCCAAGCCTTGCGCGGCCAGTACCCGCAGGCGGCCGTGGTGTCCATCAATGCGCCCGAGGCCTTTGACCAGGTCACGGATGACGCGGCATCGGCACAAGGCCACCAGTGGTACTCGCTGCAAGGTGCCAACGACGACAACCATGCCCAGCGCGTGGCCGAGGCCCTGCCGGGCTTCATCGCCACGGTGCGCGCCTGGGCCGAGCAGTTCGACATGGCCTGGGAGCGCGTGGCCCTGGCCGGCTTCTCGCAAGGCGCGGTGATGGCCCTGGAGGCCGTGCAGGCCGAGCCGCAGCTGGCCGGCCGCGTGCTGGCCTTCTCGGGTGCTTACGCCACGCCGCCGGCCCATGCGCCGCAAGAGGTCAGCGTGCACATCCTGCATGGCCAGCGCGACCCGGTGCTGCCCTTCCAGGACCAGGTCACGGCCGCGCGCCGCCTGGTCCATCTGGGCGCCGATGTCACCGCCGATGTGCTGCCCGATCCCGGCCACGAGCTGCACGCCGAGCTGATCGAGCGCGCCCTGCACCAGCTGCGCACCTTCGTGCCTGCGCGCATGTGGCGCGAGGCCATGCAAGCTGCGGCCGACGAGGACGCTCAACCCCGGCATTGAGCGCTGTAGCTGCGGCTGCGGCAGGAGCAAAAGGCCTGAGCCTCGTGGCACACTGGCTGCCACAGCGCCCGCCGGGGCGCTGCTGGATCCGCAGACAGGCCCGAGGCCACCCGGTGCGGCGTGAATCACGCCGAACTTCAGCGCTCAGCATCCCCCTTTGTGCGGCCCAGTCGCGCGGATCACGGGCATGAACTCGCATGGAGGACTGCCTTGAACACACCCCAAGCCCTGCAGCCCCAGCTCCCGGAGCGGGCCGATCTGCAGCAACTCAAACGCCGCGCCCGCGAACTGCTGCGCGCCTGGCAGGCCGGCGAGGCCGACAGCCTGGCGCGCGCCGCGCCCTATTTTCAGCACCCGAAGACGGGCCAAACGCCCAAGCTCAGCGCAGCCCAGCTGGTGATCGCGCGCGAGCTGGGTTTTGCCAGCTGGCCGGCCCTGCAGCGCGCGGTCATGGCGCAGGCGCAAGCCCGGCAGCTCGGCCAAACTGCCCTGATCACCCGCGCCCTGGCGCTGGCCCTGGGCCGCGGCTGGGACAGCCCGCAGCCGGAGCGTGCCCTGGCCTTGCTGCAAGCGGCCCGGGTGAAAGC
This region of Paucibacter aquatile genomic DNA includes:
- the ypfH gene encoding esterase, whose product is MSTPQRSQALALLPDKGLPDLLFLLLHGAGGDASQMRPLAQALRGQYPQAAVVSINAPEAFDQVTDDAASAQGHQWYSLQGANDDNHAQRVAEALPGFIATVRAWAEQFDMAWERVALAGFSQGAVMALEAVQAEPQLAGRVLAFSGAYATPPAHAPQEVSVHILHGQRDPVLPFQDQVTAARRLVHLGADVTADVLPDPGHELHAELIERALHQLRTFVPARMWREAMQAAADEDAQPRH